Proteins encoded together in one Rana temporaria chromosome 6, aRanTem1.1, whole genome shotgun sequence window:
- the LOC120942820 gene encoding olfactory receptor 1J2-like translates to LRKVNYLVLMGNQTSQSELILLGLSDLRYSQIPVFLLIFLIYVATLAGNLLIISLVVSDSHLHTPMYFFLGNLSVLDIFNSSTSVLHVSFDIFTGNRLISYPTCISQVFFFSWFCSTECFILDIMSYDRYVAICHPLHYTSIMRLPLCVQVAFLFWVLSFACSLLHTLYALRLAFPDPTTIPSLFCELYQLFQLSSSDTFLNYFLIYFQAACFSVPGFLITSLSYVYIFKTILKITMKDGRRKAYSTCTSHLTVVFIFYGTVFFNYFQPKTTIFQAGRWLAVFYTVVTPLLNPIIYSLRNRDLIGALQKTLSRIDSRS, encoded by the coding sequence CTTCGTAAAGTGAACTATTTGGTTCTGATGGGAAATCAAACTTCTCAGTCTGAGTTAATTTTGCTTGGCCTGTCAGACCTCAGATATTCTCAGATCCCGGTATTTCTGCTGATCTTCCTCATCTATGTGGCCACACTGGCCGGGAATCTTCTCatcatttccctggtggtctcagACTCCCACCTGCACACCCCCATGTACTTTTTCTTGGGAAATCTCTCAGTTTTAGACATCTTCAACTCCTCCACTTCCGTATTACATGTGTCTTTTGACATCTTTACTGGAAACAGACTAATTTCATACCCAACGTGTATCTCTcaggtcttcttcttctcctggttTTGCAGCACTGAGTGCTTCATACTTGATATAATGTCCTATGATCGCTATGTTGCCATCTGCCATCCTTTGCATTATACATCCATAATGAGGCTTCCCCTGTGTGTTCAGGTGGCCTTCTTATTCTGGGTTCTCAGCTTTGCTTGTTCCTTGTTGCATACACTTTATGCGCTAAGACTGGCCTTCCCTGACCCCACCACCATCCCAAGCTTGTTCTGTGAATTATATCAACTGTTTCAACTGTCATCTTCTGACACTTTCCTCAATTACTTTCTTATATATTTTCAAGCTGCCTGTTTTTCAGTCCCTGGATTTCTCATTACTTCCCTCTCCTATGTCTACATTTTCAAAACCATCCTGAAAATTACAATGAAGGATGGAAGACGGAAAGCTTACTCCACCTGCACCTCTCACCTCACGGTGGTCTTCATCTTTTACGGGACTGTTTTTTTCAACTACTTTCAACCCAAAACTACGATTTTTCAGGCAGGGAGATGGCTGGCTGTATTCTACACAGTTGTCACCCCTCTCCTAAACCCGATTATATACAGCCTGAGAAACAGGGACCTGATAGGAGCTCTTCAGAAAACTCTATCCAGAATTGACTCCAGATCATGA